The genomic interval CGGCCCATCGCCGAGGGCCTCAAGCACTACGGCTGCCGGCTGGAGGACGTCGAAGTCGCCGCGCACACCCTGGCCCTCACCTCGGTGTCCGTCCGCCACGGCGCGGTGGTGAGTGAGGCCACGCACGTGGCCCTCGAGTGGCTCAATTCGCACGTCCCCCACCTGCGGGCGAAGAAGGGCTGAGACTCCCATGGCCGTCTCGCGCACCGGCGACTGGGCACGGGCCCGCAGGCTTCTGGAGGCGGGCTCGTCGCGCCTTGAGGGTGCGCTCCAGACGGCTCTGCGCCAGGAGGCGCACGCCCTGCGCAAGGAGGTGGTGCAGGGCCTCACCCAGCAGGCGCCAGGTGGAGAGCCACTCCGCC from Myxococcus xanthus carries:
- a CDS encoding phage virion morphogenesis protein; amino-acid sequence: MAVSRTGDWARARRLLEAGSSRLEGALQTALRQEAHALRKEVVQGLTQQAPGGEPLRPPSPLTLAARQLAGFNGTKALLVSGALRNSISVVVEGDEAFIGVSRTA